The following proteins are encoded in a genomic region of Bosea beijingensis:
- a CDS encoding FkbM family methyltransferase: MKNTPIPSQMPIQPGNLLSLDELRGPDRYRVECVCRAASQAVYVGEHTILSRVIGRYKMFLDARDEGFGAHVMLDGYWEMWLTQFIARLVAPGMHVADVGANFGYYSLLMADLVGPAGRLLAVEPNPPVADALRRTLNLNGFGSRSSIVAAAAGAGEGEGRLMVPAGEPKNAALVNRTAPNEDKALVAVPIHSLDMLLRDFPRVDFLKIDAEGAEEDIILGLNQVIERWRPRIVLEFNPGRCRDPQGLLARLRRFYPVLKCLDYYAQVAPISDQELLDPTNREDRLLYLDGVA; this comes from the coding sequence ATGAAGAACACGCCTATTCCGTCACAGATGCCGATCCAACCCGGAAACCTTCTGTCGCTGGACGAGCTGCGCGGGCCGGACCGTTACCGTGTCGAATGCGTTTGCCGGGCTGCAAGCCAGGCCGTCTATGTTGGCGAGCATACGATCCTGTCGCGTGTCATTGGGCGCTACAAGATGTTTCTCGACGCGCGGGATGAAGGTTTCGGCGCGCATGTCATGCTCGATGGCTATTGGGAGATGTGGCTGACGCAGTTCATCGCCCGTCTGGTTGCCCCCGGCATGCATGTCGCCGATGTCGGTGCCAATTTTGGCTATTATTCGCTGTTGATGGCTGATCTCGTCGGCCCGGCTGGCCGGCTCCTGGCCGTCGAGCCCAACCCGCCCGTCGCCGATGCCTTGAGGAGGACGCTCAATCTCAACGGTTTTGGCAGTCGCAGCAGCATCGTGGCCGCCGCAGCCGGGGCAGGAGAGGGCGAGGGGCGCCTCATGGTGCCGGCAGGAGAACCGAAGAATGCAGCGCTGGTAAACAGGACTGCGCCGAACGAGGACAAGGCGCTGGTCGCGGTACCCATCCATAGCCTCGACATGCTGCTTCGCGACTTTCCTCGTGTCGATTTTCTCAAGATCGATGCGGAGGGAGCGGAGGAGGACATTATCCTCGGGCTGAACCAGGTTATCGAGCGTTGGCGGCCCCGGATCGTGCTCGAGTTCAATCCCGGACGCTGTCGTGATCCCCAAGGGCTGCTCGCTCGACTGCGGCGCTTCTATCCCGTGCTCAAATGCCTGGATTACTATGCGCAGGTTGCTCCGATCTCGGATCAGGAGTTGCTCGATCCGACCAATCGCGAAGATCGCCTGCTCTATCTGGACGGAGTTGCATAG
- the cysC gene encoding adenylyl-sulfate kinase yields the protein MPASRPAALRILACGAVDDGKSTLIGRLLYEAGAVPDDQRAALAADSRRYGAADGEIDFALLTDGLEAERERNITIDVAYRYMSTAKRDFIIADTPGHEQYTANMATGASQCEVGIILVDAVRGLRPQTFRHAAICSILGIRHVVLAVNKMDGVGFSQERLNEIVAEFAPTAKHLQLEMAAIPISARRGDNVLSVSTAMPWYRGVSLLQHLEQIEIVGRDGGADLRVPIQSVSRTPEGERLYTGTIAAGTLSVGDRVKVVTSGAEAAVHRLIGSEGPVQRSETGTAVAVTLVPEIDLGRGDLLYAGADAPARSSHFSAHVVWFADHSLFAGRDYELRLGTLTSPVTVTAIRGKLDIISGARIAATEIMRDEIAICHLATPGTIAFDSYARCRTTGGFLLIDRVTGETVAAGMVRNALDRGSNLFAQNLTIDRRARENLLGQKGAVLWFTGLSGAGKSTIADGIERRLHAKRKLTILLDGDNVRLGLNRDLGFTEGDRVENLRRVAEVARLMVDAGLIVLCSFISPFAADRAMVRERLAGTPFFEIFVDAPLDICEHRDPKGLYAKARRGEIRNFTGVDSAYEPPAAPDIHLDAGQYGADELADRLVRFLMEQGIAT from the coding sequence TTGCCCGCCAGCCGCCCGGCTGCCCTGCGCATCCTGGCCTGCGGGGCAGTCGATGACGGAAAATCGACGCTGATCGGGCGCCTGCTTTATGAAGCCGGTGCGGTGCCGGACGATCAGCGCGCAGCCCTTGCCGCGGATTCGCGCCGCTATGGCGCCGCCGATGGCGAGATCGACTTCGCCCTGCTGACGGATGGGCTTGAGGCCGAGCGCGAGCGCAACATCACGATCGATGTCGCCTATCGCTACATGTCGACCGCGAAACGCGATTTCATCATCGCCGACACGCCGGGCCACGAACAATACACCGCCAATATGGCTACCGGAGCCTCGCAATGCGAGGTTGGGATCATATTGGTCGATGCCGTTCGCGGCCTCCGGCCGCAGACCTTCAGGCATGCTGCGATCTGCAGCATCCTCGGCATCCGGCATGTCGTCCTGGCGGTCAACAAGATGGATGGCGTCGGCTTCTCGCAAGAGCGCCTCAACGAGATCGTGGCGGAATTCGCGCCGACGGCGAAGCACTTGCAGCTTGAGATGGCCGCGATCCCGATTTCGGCTCGCCGTGGCGACAATGTCTTGAGCGTCAGCACCGCGATGCCTTGGTATCGAGGCGTCTCGCTTCTACAGCATCTCGAACAGATCGAAATCGTCGGCCGCGATGGCGGGGCGGATTTGCGTGTGCCGATCCAGAGCGTGAGCCGCACGCCGGAAGGCGAACGGCTCTACACCGGCACCATTGCCGCGGGAACGCTCTCGGTGGGCGATCGGGTCAAGGTCGTGACCAGCGGCGCTGAGGCCGCCGTCCATCGTCTGATCGGCAGTGAAGGGCCGGTTCAGCGAAGCGAGACGGGGACGGCCGTAGCTGTGACATTGGTTCCGGAGATCGATCTCGGCCGAGGCGATCTGCTGTATGCAGGAGCCGACGCTCCGGCGCGCTCCAGTCATTTTTCGGCGCATGTGGTCTGGTTTGCCGATCACTCTCTGTTCGCCGGGCGGGACTACGAGTTGCGCCTCGGAACTCTGACGAGTCCGGTGACGGTGACCGCAATCCGGGGCAAGCTCGACATCATCAGCGGAGCCCGCATCGCGGCCACCGAGATCATGCGTGACGAGATCGCGATCTGCCACCTGGCGACGCCCGGGACGATCGCCTTCGACAGCTACGCCCGATGCCGAACCACCGGCGGCTTTCTGCTGATCGACCGGGTCACGGGCGAGACCGTCGCGGCGGGCATGGTCCGAAACGCACTTGATCGTGGCAGTAATCTGTTCGCACAGAATCTGACGATCGATCGCCGGGCGCGCGAGAATCTGCTCGGTCAGAAGGGGGCGGTGCTCTGGTTCACCGGTTTGTCCGGCGCGGGGAAATCGACTATCGCCGATGGTATCGAGCGCCGGCTGCACGCAAAGCGTAAGCTGACGATCCTGCTCGACGGCGACAATGTCCGCCTCGGACTGAATCGCGATCTCGGCTTCACCGAGGGCGACCGCGTCGAGAACCTGCGCCGTGTCGCGGAAGTCGCGCGCTTGATGGTGGATGCTGGGCTGATCGTGCTGTGCAGCTTCATTTCGCCCTTCGCTGCCGATCGCGCCATGGTCCGCGAGCGCCTGGCGGGCACGCCGTTTTTCGAGATCTTTGTCGATGCACCGCTCGATATCTGCGAGCATCGCGACCCCAAGGGCCTCTACGCCAAGGCCCGGCGCGGCGAGATCCGCAACTTCACCGGCGTGGATTCTGCTTATGAGCCGCCGGCCGCGCCGGATATTCATCTCGATGCCGGGCAATATGGGGCGGACGAGCTGGCTGATCGCCTCGTCCGTTTCCTGATGGAACAGGGCATCGCGACCTAG
- a CDS encoding sterol desaturase family protein → MVALLLDFLRLLGLVIGAVVAVMLLTGLFFEVMNARHPERRIQKDRVNRRKWKELRQAPISIFTLSACFAFGLFAQQQGWSLVPLDLSWWSGPMTLLVSVVLYDAWFYWVHRLLHSRVFYRFHALHHKSVAPTVWSNHHESFVEALLNQAYYAIVVFILPIPWQMLVLQKLYDQVSGMLGHAGFEHFASPAGRSPWPLASTVFHDQHHGTFRFNYGHTFSLWDRWMGTLHPRYDNTLKSFEPAGGEAEASEPQARSGRDAGIGPS, encoded by the coding sequence ATGGTGGCGCTGCTGCTCGATTTTCTTCGCCTGCTCGGCCTCGTGATCGGGGCCGTGGTCGCGGTCATGCTGCTGACCGGGCTGTTCTTCGAGGTCATGAACGCACGCCATCCTGAGCGCCGTATCCAGAAGGACCGGGTCAACCGGCGCAAATGGAAAGAACTTCGCCAGGCGCCGATCTCGATCTTCACGCTTTCGGCCTGCTTCGCCTTCGGCCTGTTTGCGCAGCAGCAGGGCTGGTCGCTGGTGCCGCTGGACCTTTCCTGGTGGTCGGGGCCTATGACGCTGCTCGTCTCGGTCGTGCTCTACGATGCCTGGTTCTACTGGGTGCATCGTCTCCTCCACAGCCGCGTCTTCTACCGCTTCCACGCGCTGCACCATAAGAGCGTGGCGCCGACGGTCTGGAGCAACCATCACGAGAGCTTCGTCGAGGCGCTCCTCAATCAGGCCTATTACGCGATCGTCGTCTTCATCCTGCCGATCCCGTGGCAGATGCTCGTGCTGCAGAAACTCTACGATCAGGTCAGCGGGATGCTCGGCCATGCCGGTTTCGAACATTTCGCCTCGCCGGCCGGCCGCTCGCCCTGGCCGCTCGCCAGCACCGTGTTCCACGATCAGCATCACGGCACGTTCCGGTTCAATTACGGCCATACCTTCTCGCTCTGGGACCGCTGGATGGGCACGCTGCATCCGCGCTACGACAACACACTGAAGAGTTTCGAGCCGGCTGGGGGCGAGGCTGAGGCGTCCGAGCCGCAGGCTCGGAGCGGTCGTGATGCGGGCATTGGACCGTCCTGA
- a CDS encoding class I SAM-dependent methyltransferase — protein sequence MASQAFSRLLEAIDRGAFPRARKWLWRGLYNILSRRWRDDDWRFMNYGFLPSGEAFPLERGDEADRPFIGLYAQAVAGLPVQGARVLEIGSGRGGGARYIARYHGPAAVTGLDYSPATVRLARRLNHDTANLTFAIGDAEKLPFPDGSFDIVVNIESSHCYGDVPAFAREVARVLAPGGWLTFADMRGQSALPLLREQLAVPGLTLQSETDLSQGVTAALDAAEQRKRTRISRIRFMRGFISEFAGSKGSVLYRELSAGGVVYLAQRYRKDGGA from the coding sequence ATGGCGAGCCAAGCCTTCTCCCGTCTGCTGGAGGCCATCGACAGGGGCGCCTTTCCGCGGGCCCGGAAATGGCTGTGGCGCGGCCTCTACAACATCCTGTCGCGGCGCTGGCGCGACGATGACTGGCGCTTCATGAATTACGGCTTCCTGCCATCAGGGGAAGCCTTTCCGCTCGAACGCGGCGATGAAGCCGACCGCCCCTTCATCGGGCTCTATGCGCAGGCTGTGGCCGGCTTGCCCGTGCAGGGCGCGCGAGTCCTCGAAATCGGCTCGGGCCGCGGCGGCGGGGCGCGCTACATCGCCCGCTATCACGGCCCGGCCGCCGTCACCGGGCTGGATTACTCGCCCGCGACCGTGCGGCTGGCACGCCGCCTCAACCATGACACCGCGAACCTGACCTTCGCGATCGGCGATGCCGAGAAGCTGCCATTCCCGGACGGTTCGTTCGATATCGTCGTCAATATCGAATCCTCGCATTGCTATGGCGACGTGCCGGCCTTCGCGCGCGAGGTTGCGCGCGTGCTGGCGCCGGGGGGCTGGCTCACCTTCGCCGACATGCGCGGCCAGAGCGCGCTTCCGCTGCTGCGCGAGCAGCTCGCGGTGCCGGGCCTGACACTGCAGAGCGAAACCGACCTGTCGCAAGGCGTCACCGCCGCGCTCGATGCGGCCGAGCAGCGCAAGCGGACCCGCATCTCCAGGATTCGCTTCATGCGCGGCTTCATCAGCGAGTTCGCGGGCTCGAAAGGGTCCGTGCTTTATCGCGAACTGAGCGCGGGCGGGGTCGTCTATCTCGCCCAGCGCTACCGGAAGGACGGCGGCGCTTAA